In Anopheles gambiae chromosome 2, idAnoGambNW_F1_1, whole genome shotgun sequence, a single window of DNA contains:
- the LOC4576246 gene encoding terminal nucleotidyltransferase 5C isoform X2, translating to MLRRVGSTAKECGTLKVPDSYSQRIMDSYHVQTQQNSYGNSCTNGTTGRHGGAAGPTTTIYTNAHAYPVASFNYATMSYAHSEGGSVSPPPSPRSNSSISSAYSSASSTAASLSAASSGSSSSSASSSSSCISSAGSETGASYEHLDITAQRLAVLSFEQVMKLNDVMNEPVSIHGRGNFPTLEVKLKDLVNIVREKLEADVVAGGAGMTVKDIRLNGGAASHVLASEPQPYNDLDLIFAVDFSTSRSYDRVKSAVLSSLLDLMPEGVVKRKITQCSLKEAYVGKMVKVNSDGDRWSLISLGNSPGHKNVELKFVDTMRRQFEFSVDSFQIVLDSLLLFYDCAEMPMITENFYPTVVGESVYGDFQEALYHLQKKLISTRQPEEIRGGGLLKYCNLLVRNYVPVDPQRIKTLERYMCSRFFIDFPDIGQQRSKLESYLKNHFFDEGEEHLQHQYLMHLFEVVEQSTVCLMGHERRQTLMLIDSLAMEIFYRDQQQQHQQQQQQQQSSATLTQQQQQQQQQHTTLQLQTQMSHLSLSPQQLSPQSPTLMAHSPNHHQHQAQTQQQQSQQTSPQCATSAQQVQQSQQSQQPQTQQQTTAIAQTQAIALAPQPGLLYANGIYYAPLIPYTQCTCNSWITT from the exons ATGCTGAGACGCGTTGGATCGACTGCCAAAGAG TGCGGAACTTTAAAAGTTCCCGACTCTTACTCCCAACGGATCATGGACAGCTATCATGTACAGACGCAGCAGAACAGTTACGGCAACAGCTGCACGAATGGCACCACTGGCCGCCACGGCGGTGCCGCCGGACCAACGACGACGATCTACACCAATGCACACGCCTACCCGGTGGCTTCGTTCAACTACGCCACGATGAGCTACGCGCACTCGGAGGGTGGCTCCGTGTCGCCGCCACCGTCGCCCCGCTCGAACAGCTCCATCTCGTCGGCCTACTCGTCCGCATCGTCCACGGCCGCCTCCCTGTCGGCGGCCTCGTCCggctcgtcctcgtcgtccgcttcgtcgtcctcgtcctgtATCTCGTCGGCCGGTTCGGAGACGGGCGCCTCCTACGAGCATCTAGACATCACGGCCCAGCGGTTAGCGGTGCTGTCGTTCGAGCAGGTGATGAAGCTGAACGACGTCATGAACGAGCCGGTGTCGATACACGGCCGCGGCAACTTCCCGACGCTCGAGGTGAAGCTGAAGGATCTGGTCAACATTGTGCGCGAGAAGCTCGAGGCGGACGTCGTCGCCGGCGGTGCCGGCATGACGGTAAAGGACATCCGTCTGAACGGTGGCGCAGCTAGTCATGTGTTGGCGTCCGAGCCGCAGCCATACAACGATCTCGATCTGATTTTCGCCGTCGACTTCAGCACCAGCCGGAGCTACGATCGCGTCAAGTCGGCCGTGCTGTCCTCGCTGCTCGACCTGATGCCGGAGGGCGTCGTCAAGCGCAAGATCACGCAGTGCTCGCTGAAGGAGGCGTACGTCGGCAAGATGGTGAAGGTGAACAGTGATGGCGACCGCTGGAGTCTCATCTCGCTCGGCAACTCGCCCGGCCACAAGAACGTGGAGCTGAAGTTTGTCGACACGATGCGCCGGCAGTTCGAGTTCAGCGTCGACTCATTCCAGATCGTCCTCgactcgctgctgctgttctacGACTGTGCCGAGATGCCGATGATCACGGAAAACTTCTACCCGACGGTGGTGGGCGAGTCGGTGTACGGCGACTTCCAGGAGGCGCTGTACCATCTGCAGAAGAAGCTGATCTCGACGCGCCAGCCGGAGGAGATCCGTGGCGGCGGGCTGCTCAAGTACTGTAACCTGCTGGTGCGCAACTACGTCCCGGTGGACCCGCAGCGCATCAAGACGCTCGAGCGGTACATGTGCTCGCGGTTCTTCATCGACTTCCCGGACATTGGCCAGCAGCGCAGCAAGCTGGAGTCGTACTTGAAGAACCACTTCTTCGACGAGGGCGAGGAGCACCTGCAGCACCAGTACCTGATGCATTTATTCGAGGTCGTCGAGCAGTCGACCGTATGTCTGATGGGACACGAGCGCCGCCAGACGCTCATGCTGATCGATTCCCTTGCCATGGAGATCTTTTACcgcgatcagcagcagcagcatcagcagcaacagcagcaacaacagtcaTCGGCCACCCTcactcagcagcaacagcagcagcagcaacagcacaccaCGCTGCAGCTGCAGACGCAAATGTCCCATCTGTCGCTGTCTCCGCAGCAGCTCTCCCCCCAGTCGCCCACACTGATGGCCCATTCGCCCaaccaccatcagcaccaggcgcaaacacagcagcagcaatcgcagCAGACATCTCCACAGTGTGCGACGTCGGCACAGCAAGTACAACAGTCTCAGCAGTCGCAGCAGCCACAGACGCAACAACAGACGACTGCGATCGCCCAGACCCAGGCCATCGCGCTGGCACCGCAACCGGGCCTGCTGTATGCGAACGGTATCTACTACGCTCCGCTCATTCCCTACACCCAGTGCACGTGTAACAGCTGGATAACGACGTGA
- the LOC4576246 gene encoding terminal nucleotidyltransferase 5C isoform X1, whose amino-acid sequence MISAWINPYNEKCGTLKVPDSYSQRIMDSYHVQTQQNSYGNSCTNGTTGRHGGAAGPTTTIYTNAHAYPVASFNYATMSYAHSEGGSVSPPPSPRSNSSISSAYSSASSTAASLSAASSGSSSSSASSSSSCISSAGSETGASYEHLDITAQRLAVLSFEQVMKLNDVMNEPVSIHGRGNFPTLEVKLKDLVNIVREKLEADVVAGGAGMTVKDIRLNGGAASHVLASEPQPYNDLDLIFAVDFSTSRSYDRVKSAVLSSLLDLMPEGVVKRKITQCSLKEAYVGKMVKVNSDGDRWSLISLGNSPGHKNVELKFVDTMRRQFEFSVDSFQIVLDSLLLFYDCAEMPMITENFYPTVVGESVYGDFQEALYHLQKKLISTRQPEEIRGGGLLKYCNLLVRNYVPVDPQRIKTLERYMCSRFFIDFPDIGQQRSKLESYLKNHFFDEGEEHLQHQYLMHLFEVVEQSTVCLMGHERRQTLMLIDSLAMEIFYRDQQQQHQQQQQQQQSSATLTQQQQQQQQQHTTLQLQTQMSHLSLSPQQLSPQSPTLMAHSPNHHQHQAQTQQQQSQQTSPQCATSAQQVQQSQQSQQPQTQQQTTAIAQTQAIALAPQPGLLYANGIYYAPLIPYTQCTCNSWITT is encoded by the coding sequence TGCGGAACTTTAAAAGTTCCCGACTCTTACTCCCAACGGATCATGGACAGCTATCATGTACAGACGCAGCAGAACAGTTACGGCAACAGCTGCACGAATGGCACCACTGGCCGCCACGGCGGTGCCGCCGGACCAACGACGACGATCTACACCAATGCACACGCCTACCCGGTGGCTTCGTTCAACTACGCCACGATGAGCTACGCGCACTCGGAGGGTGGCTCCGTGTCGCCGCCACCGTCGCCCCGCTCGAACAGCTCCATCTCGTCGGCCTACTCGTCCGCATCGTCCACGGCCGCCTCCCTGTCGGCGGCCTCGTCCggctcgtcctcgtcgtccgcttcgtcgtcctcgtcctgtATCTCGTCGGCCGGTTCGGAGACGGGCGCCTCCTACGAGCATCTAGACATCACGGCCCAGCGGTTAGCGGTGCTGTCGTTCGAGCAGGTGATGAAGCTGAACGACGTCATGAACGAGCCGGTGTCGATACACGGCCGCGGCAACTTCCCGACGCTCGAGGTGAAGCTGAAGGATCTGGTCAACATTGTGCGCGAGAAGCTCGAGGCGGACGTCGTCGCCGGCGGTGCCGGCATGACGGTAAAGGACATCCGTCTGAACGGTGGCGCAGCTAGTCATGTGTTGGCGTCCGAGCCGCAGCCATACAACGATCTCGATCTGATTTTCGCCGTCGACTTCAGCACCAGCCGGAGCTACGATCGCGTCAAGTCGGCCGTGCTGTCCTCGCTGCTCGACCTGATGCCGGAGGGCGTCGTCAAGCGCAAGATCACGCAGTGCTCGCTGAAGGAGGCGTACGTCGGCAAGATGGTGAAGGTGAACAGTGATGGCGACCGCTGGAGTCTCATCTCGCTCGGCAACTCGCCCGGCCACAAGAACGTGGAGCTGAAGTTTGTCGACACGATGCGCCGGCAGTTCGAGTTCAGCGTCGACTCATTCCAGATCGTCCTCgactcgctgctgctgttctacGACTGTGCCGAGATGCCGATGATCACGGAAAACTTCTACCCGACGGTGGTGGGCGAGTCGGTGTACGGCGACTTCCAGGAGGCGCTGTACCATCTGCAGAAGAAGCTGATCTCGACGCGCCAGCCGGAGGAGATCCGTGGCGGCGGGCTGCTCAAGTACTGTAACCTGCTGGTGCGCAACTACGTCCCGGTGGACCCGCAGCGCATCAAGACGCTCGAGCGGTACATGTGCTCGCGGTTCTTCATCGACTTCCCGGACATTGGCCAGCAGCGCAGCAAGCTGGAGTCGTACTTGAAGAACCACTTCTTCGACGAGGGCGAGGAGCACCTGCAGCACCAGTACCTGATGCATTTATTCGAGGTCGTCGAGCAGTCGACCGTATGTCTGATGGGACACGAGCGCCGCCAGACGCTCATGCTGATCGATTCCCTTGCCATGGAGATCTTTTACcgcgatcagcagcagcagcatcagcagcaacagcagcaacaacagtcaTCGGCCACCCTcactcagcagcaacagcagcagcagcaacagcacaccaCGCTGCAGCTGCAGACGCAAATGTCCCATCTGTCGCTGTCTCCGCAGCAGCTCTCCCCCCAGTCGCCCACACTGATGGCCCATTCGCCCaaccaccatcagcaccaggcgcaaacacagcagcagcaatcgcagCAGACATCTCCACAGTGTGCGACGTCGGCACAGCAAGTACAACAGTCTCAGCAGTCGCAGCAGCCACAGACGCAACAACAGACGACTGCGATCGCCCAGACCCAGGCCATCGCGCTGGCACCGCAACCGGGCCTGCTGTATGCGAACGGTATCTACTACGCTCCGCTCATTCCCTACACCCAGTGCACGTGTAACAGCTGGATAACGACGTGA
- the LOC4576246 gene encoding terminal nucleotidyltransferase 5C isoform X3 codes for MDSYHVQTQQNSYGNSCTNGTTGRHGGAAGPTTTIYTNAHAYPVASFNYATMSYAHSEGGSVSPPPSPRSNSSISSAYSSASSTAASLSAASSGSSSSSASSSSSCISSAGSETGASYEHLDITAQRLAVLSFEQVMKLNDVMNEPVSIHGRGNFPTLEVKLKDLVNIVREKLEADVVAGGAGMTVKDIRLNGGAASHVLASEPQPYNDLDLIFAVDFSTSRSYDRVKSAVLSSLLDLMPEGVVKRKITQCSLKEAYVGKMVKVNSDGDRWSLISLGNSPGHKNVELKFVDTMRRQFEFSVDSFQIVLDSLLLFYDCAEMPMITENFYPTVVGESVYGDFQEALYHLQKKLISTRQPEEIRGGGLLKYCNLLVRNYVPVDPQRIKTLERYMCSRFFIDFPDIGQQRSKLESYLKNHFFDEGEEHLQHQYLMHLFEVVEQSTVCLMGHERRQTLMLIDSLAMEIFYRDQQQQHQQQQQQQQSSATLTQQQQQQQQQHTTLQLQTQMSHLSLSPQQLSPQSPTLMAHSPNHHQHQAQTQQQQSQQTSPQCATSAQQVQQSQQSQQPQTQQQTTAIAQTQAIALAPQPGLLYANGIYYAPLIPYTQCTCNSWITT; via the coding sequence ATGGACAGCTATCATGTACAGACGCAGCAGAACAGTTACGGCAACAGCTGCACGAATGGCACCACTGGCCGCCACGGCGGTGCCGCCGGACCAACGACGACGATCTACACCAATGCACACGCCTACCCGGTGGCTTCGTTCAACTACGCCACGATGAGCTACGCGCACTCGGAGGGTGGCTCCGTGTCGCCGCCACCGTCGCCCCGCTCGAACAGCTCCATCTCGTCGGCCTACTCGTCCGCATCGTCCACGGCCGCCTCCCTGTCGGCGGCCTCGTCCggctcgtcctcgtcgtccgcttcgtcgtcctcgtcctgtATCTCGTCGGCCGGTTCGGAGACGGGCGCCTCCTACGAGCATCTAGACATCACGGCCCAGCGGTTAGCGGTGCTGTCGTTCGAGCAGGTGATGAAGCTGAACGACGTCATGAACGAGCCGGTGTCGATACACGGCCGCGGCAACTTCCCGACGCTCGAGGTGAAGCTGAAGGATCTGGTCAACATTGTGCGCGAGAAGCTCGAGGCGGACGTCGTCGCCGGCGGTGCCGGCATGACGGTAAAGGACATCCGTCTGAACGGTGGCGCAGCTAGTCATGTGTTGGCGTCCGAGCCGCAGCCATACAACGATCTCGATCTGATTTTCGCCGTCGACTTCAGCACCAGCCGGAGCTACGATCGCGTCAAGTCGGCCGTGCTGTCCTCGCTGCTCGACCTGATGCCGGAGGGCGTCGTCAAGCGCAAGATCACGCAGTGCTCGCTGAAGGAGGCGTACGTCGGCAAGATGGTGAAGGTGAACAGTGATGGCGACCGCTGGAGTCTCATCTCGCTCGGCAACTCGCCCGGCCACAAGAACGTGGAGCTGAAGTTTGTCGACACGATGCGCCGGCAGTTCGAGTTCAGCGTCGACTCATTCCAGATCGTCCTCgactcgctgctgctgttctacGACTGTGCCGAGATGCCGATGATCACGGAAAACTTCTACCCGACGGTGGTGGGCGAGTCGGTGTACGGCGACTTCCAGGAGGCGCTGTACCATCTGCAGAAGAAGCTGATCTCGACGCGCCAGCCGGAGGAGATCCGTGGCGGCGGGCTGCTCAAGTACTGTAACCTGCTGGTGCGCAACTACGTCCCGGTGGACCCGCAGCGCATCAAGACGCTCGAGCGGTACATGTGCTCGCGGTTCTTCATCGACTTCCCGGACATTGGCCAGCAGCGCAGCAAGCTGGAGTCGTACTTGAAGAACCACTTCTTCGACGAGGGCGAGGAGCACCTGCAGCACCAGTACCTGATGCATTTATTCGAGGTCGTCGAGCAGTCGACCGTATGTCTGATGGGACACGAGCGCCGCCAGACGCTCATGCTGATCGATTCCCTTGCCATGGAGATCTTTTACcgcgatcagcagcagcagcatcagcagcaacagcagcaacaacagtcaTCGGCCACCCTcactcagcagcaacagcagcagcagcaacagcacaccaCGCTGCAGCTGCAGACGCAAATGTCCCATCTGTCGCTGTCTCCGCAGCAGCTCTCCCCCCAGTCGCCCACACTGATGGCCCATTCGCCCaaccaccatcagcaccaggcgcaaacacagcagcagcaatcgcagCAGACATCTCCACAGTGTGCGACGTCGGCACAGCAAGTACAACAGTCTCAGCAGTCGCAGCAGCCACAGACGCAACAACAGACGACTGCGATCGCCCAGACCCAGGCCATCGCGCTGGCACCGCAACCGGGCCTGCTGTATGCGAACGGTATCTACTACGCTCCGCTCATTCCCTACACCCAGTGCACGTGTAACAGCTGGATAACGACGTGA